One segment of Streptomyces sp. XD-27 DNA contains the following:
- a CDS encoding Xaa-Pro dipeptidyl-peptidase gives MLLRRRKPRTPHATLLAAAIAALLAVFTSVLGSPAAQADPAGHHAPRESRPVYSYKDAIRESVWVDTRLDGDGDGRTDRVAVDIVRPREPAQQGRRIPVIMDASPYYSCCGRGNESQKKTYDANGKPVQFPLFYDNYFVPRGYATVLVDLAGTNRSDGCVDIGGASDIQSAKAVVDWLNGRARAYTTRTGTRTTTASWSNGATGMIGKSYDGTVANGVAATGVKGLKTIVPIGAISSWYDYYFAKGAPLYDGGPDGLSDAVESPEARARCGAVQQKLVEGAPRTGDWTPLWTARDYTANVSKVRASVFAVHGMQDLNVRMKHLGQWWDGLADAGVERKIWLSQTGHVDPFDFRRAEWVRTLHRWFDHYLLGVDNGIEREPMADIERAPDRWSTDKVWPAEGIKTTTLHPRPGTAAGVGDLGTDPAAPGSSAVFTDDPAHSEADWAKRIDTATPDKAGFSTPVLKEDLRLSGSSRVTVTATPSTSSAHLTAVLVDLGPDTIRDYTADGEGIRTRTDRTCWGSSTTGDSACFKATEADTANVDYTVVSRGWADLGNHADEGHGGPLTPGTPYTITLDLAATDHVVPAGHRLALIIGGTDAGLIEPPASTPRLTIDLTRTSADLPLVGGAPVLAGSSLPAADGPLKGVGVPRRSVLLH, from the coding sequence GTGCTGCTACGTAGGCGGAAACCCCGCACCCCCCATGCCACCTTGCTCGCGGCGGCGATCGCCGCGTTGCTGGCCGTGTTCACCTCAGTCCTCGGCTCGCCGGCCGCGCAGGCCGATCCCGCCGGGCACCACGCGCCGCGGGAGAGCCGACCCGTGTACTCCTACAAGGACGCGATACGCGAATCCGTCTGGGTCGACACCAGGCTCGACGGCGACGGCGACGGCAGGACCGACCGGGTCGCCGTCGACATCGTGCGGCCGCGCGAACCGGCCCAGCAGGGCCGCCGGATACCCGTGATCATGGACGCCAGCCCCTATTACTCCTGCTGCGGGCGCGGCAACGAGAGCCAGAAGAAGACCTACGACGCGAACGGCAAGCCCGTCCAGTTCCCGCTCTTCTACGACAACTACTTCGTCCCGCGCGGCTACGCCACCGTCCTGGTCGACCTCGCCGGAACCAACCGCTCCGACGGCTGCGTCGACATCGGCGGCGCCTCCGACATCCAGTCCGCCAAGGCCGTCGTCGACTGGCTGAACGGCAGAGCCCGCGCCTACACCACCCGCACCGGCACCCGCACCACCACCGCGAGCTGGTCCAACGGCGCCACCGGCATGATCGGCAAGAGCTACGACGGCACCGTCGCCAACGGCGTGGCCGCCACCGGCGTCAAGGGCCTGAAGACCATCGTGCCCATCGGCGCCATCAGCTCCTGGTACGACTACTACTTCGCCAAGGGCGCCCCGCTCTACGACGGCGGCCCCGACGGGCTGTCCGACGCCGTCGAGAGCCCCGAGGCCCGCGCCCGCTGCGGCGCCGTGCAGCAGAAGCTCGTCGAAGGCGCCCCGCGCACCGGCGACTGGACCCCGCTGTGGACCGCCCGCGACTACACCGCGAACGTGAGCAAGGTGCGCGCCAGCGTCTTCGCCGTCCACGGCATGCAGGACCTCAACGTGCGGATGAAGCACCTCGGGCAGTGGTGGGACGGGCTCGCCGACGCCGGGGTGGAGCGCAAGATCTGGCTCTCCCAGACCGGTCACGTCGACCCGTTCGACTTCCGCCGCGCGGAGTGGGTCCGCACCCTGCACCGCTGGTTCGACCACTACCTGCTCGGCGTCGACAACGGCATCGAGCGGGAGCCCATGGCCGACATCGAGCGCGCCCCCGACCGGTGGTCCACCGACAAGGTCTGGCCCGCGGAGGGGATCAAGACCACCACCCTGCACCCGAGGCCCGGCACGGCCGCGGGCGTCGGCGACCTCGGCACCGACCCGGCCGCGCCCGGCAGCAGCGCCGTCTTCACCGACGACCCGGCGCACAGCGAGGCGGACTGGGCCAAGCGGATCGACACCGCCACCCCGGACAAGGCCGGATTCAGCACCCCGGTGCTGAAGGAGGACCTGCGGCTGTCCGGATCGAGCCGGGTCACCGTCACGGCCACCCCGTCCACGTCCAGCGCCCACCTGACCGCGGTCCTGGTCGACCTCGGCCCGGACACCATCCGCGACTACACGGCGGACGGGGAGGGCATCCGCACCCGCACCGACCGCACCTGCTGGGGCAGCTCCACCACCGGTGACAGCGCCTGCTTCAAGGCGACCGAGGCCGACACGGCGAACGTCGACTACACCGTCGTCAGCCGCGGCTGGGCCGACCTGGGCAACCACGCCGACGAGGGCCACGGCGGCCCGCTGACGCCCGGTACGCCATACACCATCACGCTCGACCTGGCCGCCACCGACCATGTCGTGCCGGCCGGACACCGGCTCGCGCTGATCATCGGCGGTACGGACGCGGGGCTGATCGAGCCACCGGCCTCCACGCCGCGCCTGACGATCGACCTCACGCGTACGTCGGCCGACCTGCCGCTGGTCGGCGGCGCGCCGGTCCTCGCGGGCTCCTCGCTGCCGGCGGCCGACGGCCCGCTGAAGGGCGTGGGCGTGCCGCGCCGGTCGGTACTTCTCCACTGA
- a CDS encoding M14 family metallocarboxypeptidase, producing the protein MPARTHLRRAALCAAIGALLTASALTAPARADVPPPRTGFETSHGARWTTQPEEQAFLADVDEASDLVDVDRIGTTGQGRPLQLVRIGAPAHGANGAQRAHGNTVLLVCSQHGDEPSGREACLTTVRDLAYATDEPTRRFLARTGVLVIPTANPDGRAADTRENADGVDINRDHIALRTTEARAIAGVLRDHRPDTVYDLHEYGATAPYYVKDLLTLWPRNLNTADRVHDEAHTLSESYVRPAAQRSGHSTGTYGIWTDPETGDPVKQVAGDGQERILRNTAGVKHAVGLLVETRVDALTEAEQTDPAVNNRRRVGSQQAALDGLLAFADERRNRIREATARARLAGYADTGPVYLGGADNDPATEEQVLADPPCGYRLDAAQYASVRDELALHGVTARRDGGGFLVPLRQPLRALVPLLLDGRAGHHLTAGQPVTGC; encoded by the coding sequence GTGCCCGCACGCACACACCTCCGCCGCGCCGCCCTCTGCGCGGCGATCGGCGCGTTACTGACCGCGTCGGCCCTCACCGCGCCCGCGCGGGCCGACGTACCGCCGCCCCGTACCGGGTTCGAGACCAGCCACGGCGCCCGCTGGACCACCCAGCCCGAGGAGCAGGCGTTCCTCGCCGACGTCGACGAGGCGAGCGACCTGGTCGACGTCGACCGCATCGGCACCACCGGACAGGGCCGCCCCCTCCAGCTCGTACGGATCGGCGCCCCGGCCCACGGCGCCAACGGCGCCCAGCGCGCCCACGGCAACACCGTGCTGCTCGTCTGCTCCCAGCACGGTGACGAGCCGTCCGGCCGCGAGGCCTGCCTGACCACCGTCCGCGACCTGGCCTACGCCACGGACGAGCCGACGCGCCGCTTCCTGGCGCGGACGGGCGTCCTGGTGATCCCGACCGCCAACCCCGACGGCCGCGCCGCCGACACCCGGGAGAACGCCGACGGCGTCGACATCAACCGCGACCACATCGCGCTGCGTACGACGGAGGCGCGGGCCATCGCGGGCGTGCTCCGTGACCACCGCCCCGACACCGTCTACGACCTGCACGAGTACGGCGCCACCGCCCCGTACTACGTCAAGGACCTGCTGACCCTGTGGCCGCGCAACCTCAACACCGCCGACCGGGTGCACGACGAGGCGCACACGCTCTCCGAGTCCTACGTCCGGCCGGCCGCCCAACGCTCGGGTCACAGCACCGGCACCTACGGCATCTGGACCGACCCGGAGACCGGCGACCCCGTCAAGCAGGTCGCGGGCGACGGGCAGGAGCGCATCCTGCGGAACACCGCAGGGGTCAAGCACGCCGTCGGGCTGCTGGTGGAGACCCGCGTCGACGCCCTCACCGAGGCCGAGCAGACCGACCCCGCCGTCAACAACCGGCGCCGGGTGGGCTCCCAGCAGGCCGCCCTGGACGGGCTGCTCGCCTTCGCCGACGAGCGTCGGAACCGTATCCGGGAAGCCACGGCGCGCGCCCGGCTGGCGGGCTACGCCGACACCGGCCCGGTCTACCTCGGTGGCGCGGACAACGACCCGGCGACCGAGGAGCAGGTGCTCGCCGATCCGCCGTGCGGGTACCGGCTGGACGCCGCGCAGTACGCGTCCGTGCGGGACGAGCTGGCGCTGCACGGGGTCACGGCGCGCCGGGACGGCGGCGGTTTCCTGGTGCCGCTGCGGCAGCCGCTGCGCGCGCTGGTTCCGCTGCTCCTCGACGGCCGCGCCGGCCATCACCTGACGGCAGGCCAGCCCGTAACCGGCTGCTGA